The following nucleotide sequence is from Candidatus Poribacteria bacterium.
GCGTTCACTGCTATTGAGGATAGACGATTTTCTGAACATTGGGGAATTGATTTGATACGCCTCGCCGGAGCATTCAAAAACAACCTGTTGCACGGCAGTCGCTTGGCAGGAACGAGCACGTTGACCCAACAGTTGGCACGAAACATCTATCTGTTCGATCAGCGGTCCGACAGAAGCGTCATTCGGAAGGCGAGAGAGATACTTCTCGCTGTGAAAATTGAGAAGGCTTTCTCGAAAGACGAGATTTTTGAACGCTATCTGAACCACGTCGATTTAGGTAGGTCGAGGTATGGTGGAAAAACATATCACGGAGTTCAGCAAGCGGCACTCGGATATTTCGGGAAGGAGGTCTCGGAACTCGATTATCACGAGTGTGCCTTGCTCGCCGCACTTCCCAAAGGTCCCTACGCATTTTCACCCTTTTCCAACCCAGAAAGATCCCTACATCGTCGGAACATCGTCCTCGATCAGATGTTTGAGCAGGGGTATATCCCGACGGTATCTGAATGGCGTGCAAGCCGAGATGCGCCACTCCTCCCGCGAAATCTGCACAGAAAAGGGACAAGAACGGCACAGAAAGAGGCTGGACATTTTCTTGACTATGTCCACAAAACACTCGGTCAACTGCCTGAACTCAAACATAATTTGTATAGTGGTGGATTGAAAGTTTACACCACGATAGATATGTCCATGCAAGCCGTTGGGGAGAGAGAGGTTGCAAAGCACCTACGCGTGATGGATAAAACATACGGTGGTCGGCGGCTCCCCGATTACGATACGAATAAGCGGAGTCCACGCATTGATCCGATTAGAGATTACTTGCAGGCGGCACTGATCGCTTATGAACCGAAGACGGGACATATTAAAGCGATGGTCGGCGGTCGGGATTACAACATCACAGCGGGTGAGATAAATTTCTACAACCGCGCTGTGGGTACCGCAAGACGACAGCCCGGTTCCGCATTTAAACCGATTGTTTTTGCGGCATTGTTGGAAGAACCGGCAGTTGTGAGCCCCTCAACGATTATTGTTGATGAGGCATGGGGAATACTTCCATTCCCGGGACAACCGATGTGGTATCCGCGTAATTATAGTAAGTGGTTCAAGGGCAAAGTTACGGTGCGCGATGTGCTCAGGAGCTCAATTAATGTGCCAACAGCGAAAGCGATGTTGGAGACACCGATAGCCGAAAACGGTAAATGGGAAGGGCTGAATCGTGTTGTGGATTTGAGTAGGAGAATGGGCATTAAAAGTCCTTTGGATCCAGTTCCGGCACTCTCTTTAGGTTCATCTGGTGTAACAGTCCTTGAACTCACCTCGGCGTATGGTATCTTCGCGAACGGTGGTGTCCAGACGAAACCGGTGCATATTCAGTACGTGCTGGATACGGCGGGGAAAATTATTTATACCTCTGATGATCAGCAATATGACCGCGTCTTAGATGAAAAGGTCGCATACCAGATCACCTCGTTTTTGGAGAGTGTGATTGAGAATGGAACAGGTAGACGCGCCGGACGAATGGGGCTGACTCGACCCACAGCGGGTAAAACAGGAACTACCAATGAGAATGTAGATGCTTGGTTCGTTGGCTATACCGCGGATCTTGTTGTTGGCGTTTGGGTCGGGTTCGATAAGAATCGGTTGAGTCGCCGGAACTACAATCAGGAAGGTGCCAAGGCAGCACTCCCGATCTGGGCACAATTTATGGTTGATGCCGCTCGCGGTCCAGAAAAACCGTTCCCTGTTCCGAAAGGTATTGTTTTTGCGGAGATAGATAAAAAGAGTGGGCTCCTCAAAAAGATTGGTAAATGTCCGGAGGAGAACATTAGCAGAGAACCCTTCATCGAAGGACAGGAACCTTCCCGACTTTGCACGCTCCATTAGTTTGCATCAAAGGTATTCACATCTTCTGTAGGAAGGGAGGAATCTGCTGGAAACACCCCACCAACCCCTCGCCTTTCCTACATCCTGCAAATCCTATAATCCTGTAAATCCTATAATCCTGTAAATCCTGATTCAGACGCATACCTGAATGCCTCTCCGCGTGGCTATTTAAGGAATCGGAGTTCCCTCCTACCGGAGAATTGAATAGTTCTGGCACAAATCTCTCTACACATTTTGGATGTAGTATGGTATACTATATAAGTCCCAAAACCCAATACAAACCATAAATTTTTCTTGTAGTCTTGATGTAGTCCACCACTGACAATCCCGTATTGGAAAGCGATCAAAAGGAGCCAGAAGCCAAGATGAGAGAGAATTGGGAATTGCTGACTAAGATTGATGATCCAGAGGATGACATACCCGAACTGGATAATCCGCAATTTGAGCTCACCTCAGACTTTTCACCGCAAGGCGATCAACCGCAAGCCATTGATGAACTCACGGAAGGACTCCACCGTGGAGACAAAGCACAGACGCTTCTCGGTGTGACGGGTTCGGGAAAAACCTACTCGATGGCGAATGTGATTCAGAACGTCCAATTGCCGACGCTCGTCATCTCACCGAATAAGACACTCGCCGCGCAGCTTTACAACGAATTTCGGACGTTTTTCCCAAACAACGCCGTCCACTATTTCGTCAGCGATTATGAGTACTATCAACCTGAAGCATACATCCCATCCACGGATACCTTTATTGAAAAGGATGTCCGCATTAACGAAGAGATTACACGGATGCGACTTGCGTCAACAGCGTCCTTGATATCGCGTCGCGATGTTATCGTGGTCGCGAGTGTTTCCTGCCTTTACGGTCTCGGTTCGCCAGATGAATTTGAAAATCAGAGGGTTCAAGTAAGCGTCGGCGATGTCGTTCGGCGCGACGCACTCCTCCGCGCTTTAGTCGATATCCAATATGTCCGCAACGATGTTGAGTTCTGGCAAGGTGTGTTCCGAGCTCGCGGTGATGTCGTTGAAGTCTTCCCTGCTTATAGTGAGCACGCGTATCGTATTGAGCTTTTTGGCGACGAGATTGATCGAATTAACGAAATAGATACAACGACGGGAGAGGTATTGGCACAACGGGATTTCCTTGAAATTTATCCCGCTAAGCACTTCATGACCGATGGTGAAATCTTCGATCAGGCGTTAATTAATATTGAACTGGAACTTCAAGACCGGATTCTGACTTTCGAGAAAGAGAACAAATTGCTGGAAGCGCAACGCATTGAGCAGCGAACCCGATTCGACTTGGAAATGTTGCGGGAGGTGGGATACTGCTCCGGTATCGAAAATTACTCGCGGCATCTCTCAGGATTGCAACCGGGTGATCCCCCGTATTGCCTGATGCACTACTTTCCCGATGATTTTCTGCTTTTTATTGATGAATCCCACGTAACGATTCCGCAGTTGCGAGGTATGTATCGTGGTGACCGCTCCCGAAAGCAGACCCTTGTCGAGTATGGTTTCCGCCTGCCCTCCGCCTTAGATAATCGTCCACTCCAGTTCGAGGAGGTGGAAGCACGGGTCAATCAAGTTATCTTTGTCTCCGCGACACCTGGTCCTTATGAAATGGAAAACAGTGCGCAAATTGTCGAGCAGATTATCCGTCCTACTGGACTCATTGATCCTGAAATTACGATACACCCCGTGAGAGGACAAATAGACCATCTCATCGGCAAGATCCGAGAGCGCGTCAGGAGCAAACAACGCGTTCTCGTCACGACGCTTACCAAACGGATGGCGGAAGACTTAACCGAGTATTTGACGGAGGCGGGTGTCCGTGCTGACTATATGCATTCTGAGATTGATGTGTTCGACCGTGCCCGCATTCTACGTGAACTTCGCGAAGGCGTTTTTGATGTACTTGTCGGTATCAACCTACTTCGCGAGGGACTTGATCTTCCCGAAGTTTCTCTCGTGGCAATCCTTGACGCTGACCGTCCGGGTTTCCTCCGTTCCGTCAGGTCTCTCGTCCAAACCGCTGGACGTGCTGCCCGAAATGTCGATGGTGAAGTCCTCTTATATGGGGATAACATCACCAAAGCGATGGGAGAAGCGATCAAGGAAACACGCCGCCGCCGCGAGATTCAACTTCAATATAACACCGATAACGACATCACACCAGCAACCATTGAGAAGGCGATTCAGGAACTTATCGCTGAATCGACGGATGCGTATAAGACCAAAAAACCTGACAAGCCTGCTATCGTTCCAGAAGCCGTCGAACCGCAGGACCTTGAAGCGATAATTACAGACTTAACGCGACGGATGCGCAAAGCGGCGTTGGACCTTGACTATGAGGAAGCCGCCGCCTTACGTGACCAGATTGCTGAACTGAAAGAGGGATCGGCGGAGCAGTCAGCTGAATAGCGTGTATAGCGTGTCTAATCCACCGGAGAAAACATCGGAATTTAAAACTTGTATCTTGACGTGTAATCTGCTAAAATGCAGTCGTTGATTGTAATTCCATAAAACCTATAATTTTAATCCCTTGAAGGTTAATGATCTCGGTATTTTGTGAATAAAATACTAATCTTCTTGAGGAACAAAGAAAGGACTCTGCAATGTTTGTTTGTGTAGCTTGTGGCTATTTGTGGAAGGAAGCAGATAGCCCGCCAGATGAGTGCCCTGCATGCACGGCACCCAAAGAAAAGTATATTCCTTACGATGACAGAGCAGAACGTTGGGTCAAACGCGCTGTCGCGGCACATGTTATGTACCCGGACGAAGAAGGCGCAGACCTTCGCGCAGAAAACTCAGCACTCTCGTCTCATATCAGATTTGCCCTGGTCGGGTTACTCGGTGATGTTGATAAAGGATAAATGGCTGTCAGCAGTCAGTCATCGGTTATCAGTTAAAGAGGCACCTTGTAACAATTCACTTTGCCTTGGAGAAGTCTCAGCAACGTCCGTTGTGGCGGGAGTCTTCTTCACTGATGACTGACGACTGACAACTGATAACTTATATAGAAAGGAAGCGGCATTACCCAATACTGGGTTCTCTACAGAATAGAAGTGCCGCAGCATAAAGAATGAAACAGATACGTTATCTGCTGATTCTATTCCTTCTTGCTTTACAAGGAGTCGTATCAGCACAGGACCTCTCAGACCGCGTGGTGGAGCACATCTTTCCGAACGGTCTGAAGTTGTTGATGATTAAACGCGATACCTCCCCTACCGTCGCACCCTACATTCTCTTTAAAGCCGGTTCAGTCGATGAATCAGATGACACACGCGGTATCGCACACATGCTCGAACACATGTTGTTCAAAGGCACGAAAACAATCGGCACAAAAGACTATGAAAAAGAGAAGGTTGTACTTGCCGAAATTGACCGGATAGGTGATGCCCTCGACATGGAGCGCGCAAAAGGTTCCAGAGCGGATGCGGACAAAGTAGCCGAATTAGAAGAAGCATTAAAAGCACAACAAGAACTCGCCAAAGAGTGGATCCTTACCGGCGAATATACCGAAATTTATACACAACACGGGAGTACCGGATTCAACGCTGGCACCTCCGTTGACTACACCATTTACACGGTGGAATTGCCGTCTAATAAATTAGAGTTGTGGGCAATACTTGAGTCTGATCGGATTAAGAACGCTGTCCTACGCGAATTTTATGTTGAACGCGAGGCTGTCAAAGAGGAGCGTCGGATGCGTGTTGACACCCGTCCCGGCGGTAAACTCTATGAACAGTTTATGGCTGCTGCTTTCACTGCGCATCCTTACGGCATACCGATTATCGGATGGCCCTCGGATATTGCGATGCTCAATCGTCGGAAGGCAGAGGCGTTTTT
It contains:
- a CDS encoding PBP1A family penicillin-binding protein yields the protein MLRFLYHIFQAVLTLFWIAGICVFLAMFGAIGFASGMLLACWEDVRDIDLYRLEYDADIQTWRQHLEVYSSVCEVQETDKVEFLTDKLERLAYKKVAKLIPRLSAPGEYAVEMDGTVRIHLRDFEYPNLDVKAGHVRISVKDEKIAAIRNSDNSVRRNFYLEPEKIGEFSDDEGSTRRLIPLLQMPDKLTGAFTAIEDRRFSEHWGIDLIRLAGAFKNNLLHGSRLAGTSTLTQQLARNIYLFDQRSDRSVIRKAREILLAVKIEKAFSKDEIFERYLNHVDLGRSRYGGKTYHGVQQAALGYFGKEVSELDYHECALLAALPKGPYAFSPFSNPERSLHRRNIVLDQMFEQGYIPTVSEWRASRDAPLLPRNLHRKGTRTAQKEAGHFLDYVHKTLGQLPELKHNLYSGGLKVYTTIDMSMQAVGEREVAKHLRVMDKTYGGRRLPDYDTNKRSPRIDPIRDYLQAALIAYEPKTGHIKAMVGGRDYNITAGEINFYNRAVGTARRQPGSAFKPIVFAALLEEPAVVSPSTIIVDEAWGILPFPGQPMWYPRNYSKWFKGKVTVRDVLRSSINVPTAKAMLETPIAENGKWEGLNRVVDLSRRMGIKSPLDPVPALSLGSSGVTVLELTSAYGIFANGGVQTKPVHIQYVLDTAGKIIYTSDDQQYDRVLDEKVAYQITSFLESVIENGTGRRAGRMGLTRPTAGKTGTTNENVDAWFVGYTADLVVGVWVGFDKNRLSRRNYNQEGAKAALPIWAQFMVDAARGPEKPFPVPKGIVFAEIDKKSGLLKKIGKCPEENISREPFIEGQEPSRLCTLH
- the uvrB gene encoding excinuclease ABC subunit UvrB — protein: MRENWELLTKIDDPEDDIPELDNPQFELTSDFSPQGDQPQAIDELTEGLHRGDKAQTLLGVTGSGKTYSMANVIQNVQLPTLVISPNKTLAAQLYNEFRTFFPNNAVHYFVSDYEYYQPEAYIPSTDTFIEKDVRINEEITRMRLASTASLISRRDVIVVASVSCLYGLGSPDEFENQRVQVSVGDVVRRDALLRALVDIQYVRNDVEFWQGVFRARGDVVEVFPAYSEHAYRIELFGDEIDRINEIDTTTGEVLAQRDFLEIYPAKHFMTDGEIFDQALINIELELQDRILTFEKENKLLEAQRIEQRTRFDLEMLREVGYCSGIENYSRHLSGLQPGDPPYCLMHYFPDDFLLFIDESHVTIPQLRGMYRGDRSRKQTLVEYGFRLPSALDNRPLQFEEVEARVNQVIFVSATPGPYEMENSAQIVEQIIRPTGLIDPEITIHPVRGQIDHLIGKIRERVRSKQRVLVTTLTKRMAEDLTEYLTEAGVRADYMHSEIDVFDRARILRELREGVFDVLVGINLLREGLDLPEVSLVAILDADRPGFLRSVRSLVQTAGRAARNVDGEVLLYGDNITKAMGEAIKETRRRREIQLQYNTDNDITPATIEKAIQELIAESTDAYKTKKPDKPAIVPEAVEPQDLEAIITDLTRRMRKAALDLDYEEAAALRDQIAELKEGSAEQSAE
- a CDS encoding insulinase family protein, whose amino-acid sequence is MKQIRYLLILFLLALQGVVSAQDLSDRVVEHIFPNGLKLLMIKRDTSPTVAPYILFKAGSVDESDDTRGIAHMLEHMLFKGTKTIGTKDYEKEKVVLAEIDRIGDALDMERAKGSRADADKVAELEEALKAQQELAKEWILTGEYTEIYTQHGSTGFNAGTSVDYTIYTVELPSNKLELWAILESDRIKNAVLREFYVEREAVKEERRMRVDTRPGGKLYEQFMAAAFTAHPYGIPIIGWPSDIAMLNRRKAEAFFRVHYAPNNSVMAIIGNIDIDETIALIEKHFGDIPSQPLPPEVTTEELPQEGERRVDVEFDAEPQLMIGFHKPTLPHFDDYVLDFISAILSDGRTSRFYKNIVEEGIAISADSLNGYPGARYNNLFVIDGSPRSPHTTADLEEAIYAELERLKTEPVTEKEFKRILKQVDASFIRGLSSNAGMARQLTFYEGIAGDWRYILQWRENIYKVTPEDIMRVAKTYFMKSNRTVGTLVKKEAIAPAGEGTEGSE